Proteins encoded by one window of uncultured Draconibacterium sp.:
- a CDS encoding BamA/TamA family outer membrane protein: MKYILLTIALFFCTLFGFAQENLMISKVKFQGNKHVHKSQLEDEIAIEKSTWMKRKIFGKEPVYYSRALYNDDIARLRIFYQKEGYLNVQFDEPEVTIGKKNRVAITFIIHEGEPVTISDISYRVDSLKNLDDVLQAKDKRKLLLQTQVNTSKKFRDEAILNDKQLIAETFYDYGYPYTSVDYNLKVDTISNITSVQWDIDRGKLAYIGETTITGNERVPSKSILRQVAYREGEVWSKKKIDQTQKQIYNQGNYRIASIRTRIEEEQLDTIPLQIQIREAPRWSARFGAGYGREDKLRAYTDLQYLGFITHTGRLNFYAKHSGLEPYNVYLKFSQPSFLVPINTLSIHPFIQKQDEPGYKLKKYGASLTFLQNFSKELNTSIGVVYEDVTQDTTGLFTDNDFDFDETIYNKLGLVLGAIYNNADPILDPVQGYAISFNMKTNDVVFSGDFPFFRILTEFKTYFGIQPGVVLALKGKIGGIKRTDGVDFIPVEEKFYAGGSHSVRGWSRGNLGPQNENGIPVGGNSLLETSAEFRFDIGRRMKFNVFIDAGNVWEDSFEYHITDLRYAAGLGLRFKTPVGPAGIDFARPVFDSENKWQVHFNIGHSF; the protein is encoded by the coding sequence TTGAAATACATCCTTCTGACAATAGCATTATTTTTTTGCACGCTGTTTGGTTTTGCTCAGGAGAACTTAATGATAAGCAAAGTTAAGTTTCAGGGGAATAAACATGTGCATAAATCGCAACTGGAAGATGAAATTGCCATTGAAAAGAGTACGTGGATGAAACGTAAGATTTTTGGGAAAGAACCGGTTTATTATTCCAGGGCGCTGTATAATGATGATATTGCCCGACTCCGGATTTTTTACCAAAAAGAAGGCTACCTGAATGTGCAATTTGACGAACCGGAAGTTACTATTGGAAAGAAGAATAGGGTAGCCATTACATTTATTATTCATGAAGGTGAACCAGTGACGATATCTGATATATCTTACAGAGTTGACAGTTTAAAAAACCTCGACGATGTTTTACAGGCTAAAGACAAAAGGAAACTTCTGCTTCAAACACAGGTAAACACATCGAAAAAATTCCGCGATGAGGCCATACTTAATGATAAGCAGTTAATTGCCGAAACATTTTATGATTATGGTTACCCGTATACCAGTGTTGATTACAATTTGAAAGTTGATACAATTTCTAATATTACCTCGGTGCAGTGGGATATTGACCGCGGAAAATTAGCGTATATAGGAGAAACAACAATTACAGGAAACGAGCGTGTACCTTCAAAAAGTATACTTCGCCAGGTTGCCTACAGGGAAGGTGAAGTATGGAGTAAAAAGAAGATTGATCAGACACAGAAACAGATATACAATCAGGGTAACTACAGAATTGCTTCAATACGAACAAGAATCGAGGAAGAGCAGCTTGATACCATTCCCCTGCAAATACAAATCAGGGAAGCACCGCGTTGGTCGGCAAGGTTTGGTGCGGGTTATGGCCGCGAAGATAAACTAAGGGCGTACACCGATTTGCAATACCTGGGCTTTATTACACATACCGGGCGTTTAAATTTTTATGCCAAACATTCAGGGCTCGAACCCTATAATGTTTACCTGAAATTTTCACAACCATCGTTTCTGGTGCCAATAAATACCTTGAGTATTCACCCTTTCATACAAAAACAGGATGAACCTGGATATAAGCTTAAAAAATATGGAGCAAGTCTCACTTTTTTGCAGAACTTTTCAAAAGAATTGAATACTTCCATTGGTGTTGTTTACGAGGATGTTACACAGGATACAACCGGGTTGTTTACAGATAATGATTTTGATTTTGATGAGACAATATACAATAAACTGGGCCTTGTTTTAGGGGCAATATATAATAATGCCGATCCCATTCTCGATCCGGTTCAGGGATATGCTATTTCATTTAATATGAAAACCAACGATGTTGTTTTTTCCGGAGACTTCCCTTTTTTCAGGATTTTAACGGAGTTTAAAACCTATTTCGGAATACAACCTGGTGTGGTGTTGGCATTAAAAGGAAAAATTGGCGGTATTAAGCGAACTGACGGTGTAGATTTCATCCCCGTGGAAGAGAAATTCTATGCCGGTGGAAGTCACTCTGTACGTGGCTGGTCAAGAGGTAATCTTGGTCCGCAGAATGAGAATGGTATTCCCGTTGGTGGAAACAGTTTGTTAGAAACCAGTGCCGAATTCAGGTTTGATATTGGACGCAGGATGAAGTTCAATGTGTTTATAGATGCAGGTAATGTTTGGGAAGATAGTTTCGAGTATCATATTACCGATCTTCGTTATGCTGCAGGTTTAGGTTTGCGTTTTAAAACACCGGTAGGGCCGGCCGGAATTGATTTTGCAAGGCCTGTTTTCGATAGCGAAAATAAATGGCAAGTACATTTTAATATTGGTCATTCTTTCTGA